The Poriferisphaera corsica DNA segment AGGCTACGCCTCCAACGCGATCTCCTCATTTTCACTGACCGTCGACGATTCCGTTCATGAATTCGTTGATCCCAACAACACGACGAATCATATTGGCACACGCAACAACCTCTCCTACGCGGGCCAAAATGCCGACCAATGGCAAGCCTTAATCAATAACGCATACGTTGAAGGCTCACTCGACCCCACACGCATCGGCTTCAGCTTCTATTACGATGGAGAAACCTTCGCCAACGCAAGCAGCAGCCTTGATATCCCACAACTCAATACTGATTCTGACCCCATTAGGCTCTTCGCGCAAATCAGCGCCAACAACGGCGAAGGCCTGCAAGATCAATTCGATGTCTACTTCAACACACTCGATATCACGGTTACACCCGATGCGCCCGCCAATGATACGATTGCCGCTCCCACACCTTCCGCTGCTGCAATGACCCTCTTATCGCTCACCCCCCTACTCTTCCTCCGCCACAGAAAATCTCAACCCGCAACGATACACCTATCATCTGATTAAGTCCTTATTAAAATTGCAAAAAATAAAGACGCGCTAGCAATAAGCCAGCGCGTCCTCTTTCTTTAACTTTCAATCTAAATCACCCCTTAAAGATTTCCCCCTCACCTTCCATCGCAAACAAATTGCCAAGCTCACACTCACCATCTTTCAGTTCATACATCTGACAAACCTTGATCGTGTATCCGCCTGTGACATCCACATCTGCCACAATCGCATCCGTCAGTTCTTCCGTATCTGGATCTTCAACCGATGCCTCATACAGCACGCAACACGCGTTGATCTCGCCTTCCACAGCCTGCGATTGAAACTCACGCTTCAGATGTTCAATCATGTCATGCGAATCGACTTCGCTTTCATCATCTTCACCCAAAATCGCGAGGATCTCTCCTTCACCATTCACAATCCCGCCAAATGGGTAAAACTCACCATGCTCAACTAACTGTTCCTCCGCAAGAGGAATCAATGCATCCAACATGCTTTCAGCAATCTCTTTACCTTCCATGACGCAGCTCCTGCTATATCCCCACGATTCAATTTCCAACCAGTCCCCACAAAATATAATCCCCCATACCCTACCACCGAACACACAAACTGGGTAGTGCTTTTTTACCACATCGAATCTACTGAGCTTACTTAAACAACTTATAAACATACAGCTAATTAAGTTGCGTGATTATCGGGTTCATCTGAAAAATAGCCGTTTCTGACACACCCAATGCTATGGCTGATTTTTCATAAGCCAGCCCGCTGCTCAGCGATCCTCGTCTTCTGCAGCCCACTCTAAAATAAACTACTGGGTAGCAAGATCCTTGCCATCAGATCCCCACAAATCAAATCCAACAAGGACATATACCTCCTGGGAACCTCAAACAGCATCGGCTTGCCAACCCATCCATTCTTCCATTCCGTGCCGTAATTCAACGTGCATATCAAGTCATTCTCAGCAGATTTGTACACGATACGCGTCCCGCGAAAACTAATATTGGTCATCACATGCAGCACCAACTCATTCTCATCTTTGGTAAACCATCGCGTTGATTTTCTCATATACACCGGCGACCCACTACGCATCATCATCCAATCCAAATCGTCGATGTAGCCACGAATCGAGCACTCCGTTCCGTCTAGCCAAACCCACTTCACATATGTACTTGTCCGTCCACCAAAATCAATCAATTGGCCATCGATTTCAATCGCAAATCGTTTTTGCGTTTCACTACCTAAAAGCTTCGGTAATAACGGTATCGTAGGCCAATAAAGCTTGCACTCACAAACCGAATCCTCATCGTGTCGTGGCTCAAAAGCTTCCTTGTTCTGCGTCATTTGATCAGCTCCCGAAAATTCAAAACGATCCGCATAACGACATGATAATTCTAACACACCTACACTTCAGACCATACCGTATTGACACGTTTACTCATAAAATGAGCATGAATTCTGTACGTGCTTTGATAACTCCCAAGCCGATTTTTTATCGCCTATTACAAATTGAATCTATCACCGTGTACTTTTGTGCGCGCGCACAATTGTGAACACTTTTTGTTTTTGTGCGCACGAATTGCTCGCTGTTTTAACGTGATTCACGACAAAAACAGATCATTTGTCATCAAAGTTTGCGATTCTTAAGCATTCTTCGCTATTTTCAGATCAAAATGCGATTCACGCCCTCACGGTTTCCCACAATCTACATCCTCATAGCCTACAAGCAGTTACCACAAAAAATCAGGTCAAATCGTGCCAAATGCGCGCACAAGAGGCCTAGTCATTGATTAGATTTCCATGTGATTGCGAACCCCAGATCCCCTCTTAATGTGTCCTAAAACTCATCGTCTTCATGATGCTCATCGCGGCTCAACCATTCGCTGCTATCACCGTTGTAATCATGTGTAATCTCTTCACCATCCGCAATGTCACGCAGCGCAACCACTTCACCATCATCATAATACGCTGCCGTTGGTTCCGGCGAATGATTGATATATCGCAGATTATTCATGACATGAATCCCCAAGTCATCGGTAATCCATAGCACATGATCACCATCAACAGTCGTTGGCGAACCAATGATCTGCCCAATGACGGTACCCTTTGCAATAAAACACTTTGCAAACAGACCTTTACCGTGGATCTCACTGTCCTTGACGAATGTGAGTTCAAGTAGGTTTTGATAAGCTTCCTGTTCAGAAACAGGGCGTGACGCTAGTACGGTTGATTCAATCATAACTTAGTAATTGGTGACCACGGTTTACATATTGTGGTTTGTGACGTGTGCAAAACCATTAACAGCTTCATAAGTGTAGCCCATCAAACTTAACAGACAAGTCGAAGATGGCAAACAACGCATAATCAACAATATTTATGCATAATGAAGAACAAGTTGCGTGATTACTTGCCGCTTAATCATTGTCGCAATAAGCAGCAGGCCACTTGGAAAAGCATTTATGGCGAGACGACCCACTGGTCAGCGCAGCAAATGTCTTCACAAAACGCTCTAACGTTCATCTTGTTTATCTATCTGAGCATACCGTACCTGCCTACACACAATCATGAACGAAATGAATTGATGGTTCATCCATGCGTTTTACCTGATTTAATGATTGATCATGTTACGAGGTGAATCATTTGCTTCGCACATTGCGTGCAAGAGCGCAAAAAAAAACCCCTGGTCGTCGGGGGGGTCCAGTTAACTAACGACCAGAGGTACGGTTTTCTTGATTGATTTGGATGTCCAGCTGAACTGATATTTTCCTACTGAACATTTATAACATCGGTCTAGTAATGCAAATATCATGAGCGATAATGTGGCATTTTGCCCTCCGTATTTACCGTAATAGGGTGATAACACAGATGATAAGGCTTGTTGTTTAAGGGCGAACGTGTAGTTGTACTGCGGATGATTAGACGTTTGATCCGTTTTAATCTGTATGTGATATCACCCGAGTAATAAGACTTGCATTGACGTTTGATGATAGAAAACACCATCAATCTGAATGATTGATGGTGTCGTTATCTACTTATTTTATAGGGTATTTTGCGTAATGCTGTTATGCTGCGATAGGCGAGGCATTGGTGATCATACGTTTTGCAGCTCGACGTTTGAGGAAAAAGCGAACGATAAGGAAGAGGAGCAAGCCGACAAGTGCAGCCCCGATAGTGATCGGGAGAATGACAAGCAAGAGCGTGATGGCAAGAGACGAAGTTGTTTCAACTGTAGCAACGACGGGGTTACCAAAGCCCGCAGTAGTTACGGATGAGAGGGCTCGCGTCACGACGGTTGCGGCTTGCGTGATACCTGCAACGGAGCCGCCGCCGATGATGGCAACTGACCATTGGATCATGGGATGCACGTCAACTGCAAAGGAAGCTGTGGCGAGGGAGCCTGCAATAATGGCAGCGGGCGTAGCGGCGGTATCGAGCATATTGTCGATCCACGGGACGTAATAGCCTGCGATCTCAAGGCCAGTGGCAACAGAGAAAGCGGCGATAGCGGCGGGTGAGGCGATCCAGTCCATGTTCTGTGCGATGGTGATATGGCCAGTATTGCCGGCAATGGAGAGGATGAGGAGTGGAACGAAGATGCGGAAGCCGCAGGCGGCAGCGAGGCCAAGTCCGACGATACATCCGAGTGCCATATGTGCGAGATCCATAGGAGGGCTCCTTTAATTTACATCGGATATGCGGGGGCATACGCAATGCGTTAGCTGAGAGCATGATACAAGAGGTTTATCGACCATGGCCAGCGGGTTTGGGGTCATTTTTGCATGACGGCATTTTTGAGACGAAAGATTTGCAGATCTGAGGCATATTGAGGTGATTTGGAGTTAGTTTACCCTTAGATCGATGAATATGAGCGGCTAAACAGGGTTTTAACACTTGGCAGATGTGCGGATGTTTTGAACAATACGGGGCAATGCTCGAAATGAAAGGCCTGCTGTGAGTGAATCTGAAACAAAACCGAAGCATATGTCGCTGAAACGCGTGGTGGGTTTGCCGGGTGCGGTGACGCTGGGATTGGGATCAATGGTGGGAACGGGGGTGTATGTATCGCTGGGGTTAGCGGCAGAGCATGCAGGATTGTGGACCGCTTGGGCGGTGCTCTTGGCGGGTGGGTTGGCGATGTGCAATGGATTGTCGGCAGCACAGTTGGCGGCGGCGCATCCGGTAGCGGGCGGGACATATGAGTATGGGCGGGTTTACCTGAGCCCGTTCATTGGGTTGCTGGCGGGGGTTCTGTTTCTGATTGCGAAATCGGCATCGGCTGCAACGGCGGCGATTGCGTTTGCGAACAATCTTGGCCCGCTGCTGCTGGAGTATGGCGGGGTGCATCTGGCCGATGGCTCGGAAAGATACGCGGCGGTGGGGCTTGTTGTGGTCTTGATGGTGCTGACGCTGGCGGGACTCAAAAAATCGAATCGTGTCAATGGGGCGCTTGTGCTGGCGATCATCGGAACGCTGGTGATGTTTGCGCTGGCGGGTATCTATGCGATAGTTAGTGGTCATGGCGTGGAGCCAGAAATTGTTGAGCAGGAGATGGTGAATGAATGGGGTGGAATGGATGGGTTATTGTTGGCAACGGCTTTGATCTTTGTGGCATATACGGGGTATGGCCGCATTGCGACGATGGGTGAAGAGATTAAGGAGCCACGAAAAAATATTCCGGTGGCAGTGATGTTGACAGTGGGTGTGACGGCAATCATCTATCTGACGATTACGGTGGTTGCGTTACGGCTTGTGTCGGTTGATGTGTTTTACGAGGCGTCGACACAGGGTCGATCCCTTGAAGAGATTGCGCGACTAATGGATAAAGGTTGGTTAGTCACCGTGATTGGGCTAGGTGCACTGCTAGCAACAGTGTCGGTGCTGCTGAATTTGATTTTGGGTTTGTCGCGTGTTGCACTTGCGATGGCCAGGCGGGGGCATTTGCCAAGTCGATTGGCATGGCTAGATAAAAAGCAGCAAACACCTATTTATGCAGTGGTTTTTATCGCGGTGGTGGTGGGACTGCTTGCGGGATTCGCAACAATCAAGACGGCATGGTCATTGTCGGCGCTGACGGTGTTGGTGTATTACGGGTTGACGAATATGGCGGCGTTGCGGTTGCCTCGGAAAAATCGGCTGTATCCACGATTTATTTCGGTGTTGGGCTTGCTTGGTTGTTTTGTGTTGTCCGTGTTTATTGAGCCGGTGTATTGGATGGTGTTTGGTGGGGTGCTGGCTGTGACGGCGGTGTGGTATGGGGTGACGAAGAAAGATCGGGCGGGTTGAGCTCCCCCTAAAAAACCCACACGCAGCGCGAGTGGATTTAGAAATCAAGGTTGTGCTTGCATGCAATTGGCCGTATTTTTTCTACACACCCCCGCACCGGAGGTGCGGGGCTTGATCATAAGATTTATGTTTTGTGGGTAGATCTAAGCTGTCGTCTATACGTATTCAGCGGACGCGGACTTTGACAACAATTTTTTGAACTTCACCTTTGTCGCCCACAGCGATGCAGGGTTTGTGTACGTCCCAAGGCATGAAGACGGCGAAATCACCTTCATTTAAAGTGATTTCTGTGCCAGAACCGAGGCCGGTGTAAAATGCGATGTCGCGATCTGGATCGTACACTTCTTCAATCTGAACGTCTTCGTGGCGGCTGACGCCGATGCGTTCGGTGCCTTTGACGATGTACTGGATGTCGGCGTATTGCTGATGAGATTCCCAGCGAGCATCGGCATGATCTTTGGTGGTATAGGTATCGAAATTGGCAAAGTCGTCGCCATGATCGTCTTCGCCTGAGATTTCGTTGCGCCCGGGGTTGAGGTTGCTGATATCGACTTCACGAAGAAATTTGAAGCCACGGATGAGTCCTTCAAAGAGGAGGCCGTACTTGTTTGCGTTTTTGAGTTTATCAAAGATCATTTTCCACTCCTTGGCTTAAAACGTGATTATGCTTTTATTTTAGCATAATTAGTATCTAACCGCTGAATAGTTGGGGCTAATTGCATATTAGGTTCTTTTGCGTTTACGTTGCGGGCGTGGGCCGGTGGGGCGGATGTCGAACTCGTCGAGTTCGGGAATTTGAGTGAATGATACGCGTGTGGGCGCGGTTTTTTGTGCGCCGAACATGGGTGCGAGATAGACGGTGTGGTGGCCGTATTTGTCGTCGATTTTATCCATGATGGCAGCAAGGGCGTCGAGTTTTTCTTGTTTTTGGAAAAGCGGGAGTGTGGTGCTTTGCTGGTTGGTAAGATCGACGAGCTCGATGGCGACTTTGAAGGGGCGGCCGCCGGTACGTTTGGGCCAGGCCTCGGCGAAGGCACGGACCATGGTGAGGGTGTCACGACATGAGCCGAGGGAAACGCGGTGCTTCCAACGAGGTTCTTCGAGGTAATAGATTTTAATCCACATGTGGTTGGCGGTGTATTTCATGGTGCGAAGACGGGCGGCGGCTTTGTGGATCATGCGGACACAGACGGCGTAGGCGCCTTGATCGGTCCGGAGATCGGGGGGCAGGACGTGAGAGTGGCTGACGGTGCGGCGATGAGTGGGACGTGAGGGGAGGTCTTGGCCGCGGAGTTGGCTCCACCAGATGGAACCGTGGACTTTGGAACCCCATACTTTTGAGAGCAGATGTTCATCACATTCGCAAAGTTGCTTGACGGTGCGGATGTTGTAGGAATGGAGGCGGCGTTCCATGGCTTTACCGATGCCAGTGAGGTCACGGAGTTCGAATTTGTGAAGCTTTTGAGGAAGATCAGAGCAATCGATGACGGTGAGGCCGTCAGGTTTTTTGAATTCGGTAGCGATTTTGGCAAGCCAAATGTTGGGGCCGATGCCGATGGAGCAACGGACGAATGGGCCAATATCTTTGGCAATACGTGCTTTAATGAGGTAGCCGAGATTGATGGCGCTTTTTGTTTCGCGCTCTGTGCCGAGCAGTTTGCCGTACATTTCGTCGATGGAGCAGACTTGATCGACGTGAAGGCAAGATTCGACGGCTTCGACAATGCGGTGGTGATATTCGACGTAGATTTTGGGGCGAGCTAGGACGAATTGGATGTCGGGACAGAGTTGCCGTGCTTCGCGGACACCTGTGCCGGTTTTGATGCCGAAACGTTTGGCTTCGTAACTGGCGGCAATACAGCAGGTGGTTTCGCAATCGGTGGGAATAACACCGATGGGTTTACTGCGGAGGAGCCCCTGCTCTTGCTGCTCGACGGAGGCGAAGAAGCTGTTCATGTCGATGAATATGTATCGGAGGGAGTGGGCCATGCGTGGGGATACCGTTTCATGCAAGCTTTTTGTTTTTTGATAGTTACGTCAGGCATCCGTGCATGGTCAGTAGAAAGGAAAGCGAGTGAAAGCGGATTTGAGGCGGTAAGTTGATGAACCGACCATATACCTAACATTACCCAAATATCGACGTAAATCAAGCTAGGGCTGAACATAAAATGGGTGTGAAGAAGATGTGCAGTGCCAGGGTTGTGTCACTGGTGCGAAAATGAATCGACGAAATTGGCTGAGAGATGATTAACAGAGGGAAGGATGAGGGGGATAAGGGATTTAGTATTCGACGAAGGTGAGGATATTGCCGGAAGGGTCGGAGACGTGGGCCATGTTGCCGCCCCAGTCTTGCTCGGTGGGTTCGGCGACGATGCAATCGGGATCAAAGGCGCGGAGGGTGTCGCAGGTTTGATTGAGGTTTTCGGTGTGAAGAGAGTAGCCGGTGAATCGGCCGACGAGATCGGCTTCTTCGGTGCTGGACATATCGACGGTTTCGAGGATCAGGTTAATGTCGCCGGGACGGTAGACGAGGTAGCCTTGGTCTTCACCGTCGGCAACGCATTCGAGGCCGAGGGCTTTTTCGTAGAAGATGCGAGAGTTGTGGAAGTCTTTGACGAAAATGCGGATGCTGTCGATGCGCATATGGGTGGCTCCTCGGATGGGGTTATGAACAACCGTCTTAGGTTCAATGCATATCAGCGTAACAGAGGAGGCTGGTTATGGATGCGCTGGATTTCAGCAATACATTTATCTCATATAACATTGATTGATAAATTGTATTACTTGATCTAATTTGTCTTGCTCAAAACCTAAACGATTTAAAGATATTTGGTTTTCAATCAAAACTTGTTTAATACCACCCAATATCTCCAAACCCGACCCTCCTAATTTCATTGCATTCTCTAAGTCTTTGGCAATCGTATCGTGCTTCTGAGTCTTGCACACACTGATTGTGTCATTCACATATTGATATACATTATCAGCGGTCCAAATCATAAGTTCACCTACCAATACAAGTGGGTACCAATATATTGAGAATTAGCTCAATCACACAATTTTCAAATTACAAACTATCATTTAGATTTGCCACTATTAATGTGCGCATAAAAAGAGCCTCTCAAGGTTTACCTTAAGAGGCTCATAAAGCCGGCAATGATCTACTTTCGCGCAGTGGCACTATCATCGACGTGGTAGGCTTAACTTCCGAGTTCGGGATGGGATCGGGTGTGGCCCTACCACTATAGTCACCGGCAAAGGGCTGAGTCGCCTTTCGGCGAAACAGTCCACGGTTCTAATGTGGACGGTCAGTCTGTCAAATGTAGACCCTAATTTTTAAGAAAAATCTCAAAGGTGCCTGAATCAGGTGGGTTGGGGGAACCTGACCCAGGCGTTAGGGGTCTGTGCTGTCAAGATGAAATCTGTGAAAAATCTAGAAGATGCA contains these protein-coding regions:
- a CDS encoding SET domain-containing protein encodes the protein MIESTVLASRPVSEQEAYQNLLELTFVKDSEIHGKGLFAKCFIAKGTVIGQIIGSPTTVDGDHVLWITDDLGIHVMNNLRYINHSPEPTAAYYDDGEVVALRDIADGEEITHDYNGDSSEWLSRDEHHEDDEF
- a CDS encoding DUF4126 domain-containing protein: MDLAHMALGCIVGLGLAAACGFRIFVPLLILSIAGNTGHITIAQNMDWIASPAAIAAFSVATGLEIAGYYVPWIDNMLDTAATPAAIIAGSLATASFAVDVHPMIQWSVAIIGGGSVAGITQAATVVTRALSSVTTAGFGNPVVATVETTSSLAITLLLVILPITIGAALVGLLLFLIVRFFLKRRAAKRMITNASPIAA
- a CDS encoding APC family permease, which encodes MSESETKPKHMSLKRVVGLPGAVTLGLGSMVGTGVYVSLGLAAEHAGLWTAWAVLLAGGLAMCNGLSAAQLAAAHPVAGGTYEYGRVYLSPFIGLLAGVLFLIAKSASAATAAIAFANNLGPLLLEYGGVHLADGSERYAAVGLVVVLMVLTLAGLKKSNRVNGALVLAIIGTLVMFALAGIYAIVSGHGVEPEIVEQEMVNEWGGMDGLLLATALIFVAYTGYGRIATMGEEIKEPRKNIPVAVMLTVGVTAIIYLTITVVALRLVSVDVFYEASTQGRSLEEIARLMDKGWLVTVIGLGALLATVSVLLNLILGLSRVALAMARRGHLPSRLAWLDKKQQTPIYAVVFIAVVVGLLAGFATIKTAWSLSALTVLVYYGLTNMAALRLPRKNRLYPRFISVLGLLGCFVLSVFIEPVYWMVFGGVLAVTAVWYGVTKKDRAG
- a CDS encoding YhcH/YjgK/YiaL family protein, with the protein product MIFDKLKNANKYGLLFEGLIRGFKFLREVDISNLNPGRNEISGEDDHGDDFANFDTYTTKDHADARWESHQQYADIQYIVKGTERIGVSRHEDVQIEEVYDPDRDIAFYTGLGSGTEITLNEGDFAVFMPWDVHKPCIAVGDKGEVQKIVVKVRVR
- a CDS encoding DNA polymerase Y family protein, yielding MAHSLRYIFIDMNSFFASVEQQEQGLLRSKPIGVIPTDCETTCCIAASYEAKRFGIKTGTGVREARQLCPDIQFVLARPKIYVEYHHRIVEAVESCLHVDQVCSIDEMYGKLLGTERETKSAINLGYLIKARIAKDIGPFVRCSIGIGPNIWLAKIATEFKKPDGLTVIDCSDLPQKLHKFELRDLTGIGKAMERRLHSYNIRTVKQLCECDEHLLSKVWGSKVHGSIWWSQLRGQDLPSRPTHRRTVSHSHVLPPDLRTDQGAYAVCVRMIHKAAARLRTMKYTANHMWIKIYYLEEPRWKHRVSLGSCRDTLTMVRAFAEAWPKRTGGRPFKVAIELVDLTNQQSTTLPLFQKQEKLDALAAIMDKIDDKYGHHTVYLAPMFGAQKTAPTRVSFTQIPELDEFDIRPTGPRPQRKRKRT
- a CDS encoding VOC family protein yields the protein MRIDSIRIFVKDFHNSRIFYEKALGLECVADGEDQGYLVYRPGDINLILETVDMSSTEEADLVGRFTGYSLHTENLNQTCDTLRAFDPDCIVAEPTEQDWGGNMAHVSDPSGNILTFVEY